A genome region from Defluviimonas aquaemixtae includes the following:
- a CDS encoding ABC transporter permease, with translation MVSVSPNMRIEARGFDRVRAAQILLALAVAFAIAKPFLPAGLVRLPEWALLPWEVWFQALFDFIKDDLGLIHLTRAIAGALEYVLDATANLLYGKRRWPNLGPIPWSAVAASMAILGYWLGGWRIAALTCGTFVWTAVIGQWDIAMQTMSVIVVAAPLAFVIGLGLGILGWKYRRAERVMLPMLAVLQTLPFFTYLLPAVIFFKVGPTAGAVATVIFAIPPMILMTTLGLRKVSPEVIEAGKMSGSTRWQMLRYVYIPAARTEILVGVNQVIMLCLAMVVLTAFIGMPGLGAKLLSLMNSFKLGRSFEIGVTIVLIAITLDRMSKAWVVKQPEHYEKGTPWWRQHIYLLSAIGAFVGFWLISLAIPYLAEVGRRQDLSIGDEIDVAIKWVLNVDWIQAMTEWLRWFLNTQVLIPFRDGILWLPIPAVILAIAGLAWAVGGINSALLAAAFFGMVALSGWWDRSMITLYTVISAVVLATLIGIPLGIVASRDEAWSRRLLLVCDTAQTFPSFIYLIPAIMLFGVNDVAVVFAILIFATVPLVRYTIEGLRAVPPELTEAADMSGSTRWQKLLNVQLPIALPTMAVGFNQAIMFAFFMVIIAAFIGTQDLGQELQKTLAGNELGKNFVLGMNVALMALTFDHIIMRWARDRKAALGLG, from the coding sequence ATGGTCTCGGTTTCGCCGAACATGCGCATCGAGGCGCGTGGATTTGACCGGGTGCGTGCGGCACAGATACTGCTCGCGCTGGCGGTTGCGTTCGCGATCGCCAAGCCGTTTCTTCCGGCCGGGCTCGTTCGTCTGCCGGAATGGGCGCTTTTGCCCTGGGAGGTCTGGTTTCAGGCGCTGTTCGACTTCATCAAGGACGATCTGGGCCTGATCCACCTCACGCGCGCCATCGCGGGGGCGCTGGAATATGTTCTCGACGCAACGGCTAACCTTCTCTACGGCAAGCGGCGGTGGCCCAATCTCGGACCCATCCCGTGGTCAGCGGTCGCCGCGTCGATGGCCATCCTCGGGTACTGGCTCGGCGGCTGGCGTATTGCCGCGCTGACGTGCGGCACCTTTGTCTGGACCGCGGTCATCGGGCAATGGGACATCGCGATGCAGACAATGTCGGTCATCGTCGTGGCCGCACCGCTTGCCTTCGTCATCGGGCTCGGGCTCGGCATCCTTGGCTGGAAATACCGCCGGGCGGAGCGGGTGATGCTGCCGATGCTCGCGGTCCTTCAGACGCTGCCCTTCTTCACCTACCTGCTGCCCGCGGTGATCTTCTTCAAGGTCGGCCCGACCGCCGGGGCGGTGGCGACCGTCATCTTCGCCATCCCGCCGATGATCCTCATGACGACGCTCGGGCTGAGGAAGGTTTCGCCCGAAGTCATCGAGGCGGGCAAGATGAGCGGCTCGACCCGCTGGCAGATGCTGCGCTACGTCTATATCCCAGCCGCCCGGACCGAAATCCTCGTGGGCGTGAACCAGGTCATCATGCTCTGCCTCGCTATGGTCGTGCTCACTGCCTTCATTGGGATGCCGGGGCTTGGCGCCAAGCTTCTGTCGCTGATGAATTCGTTCAAGCTCGGCCGCTCGTTCGAGATCGGGGTGACGATCGTTCTGATCGCGATCACGCTCGACCGAATGTCGAAGGCATGGGTGGTCAAGCAGCCAGAGCATTATGAAAAGGGCACGCCCTGGTGGCGTCAGCATATCTACCTGCTCTCCGCCATCGGGGCCTTCGTGGGCTTCTGGCTCATCTCGCTTGCGATTCCCTACCTGGCCGAGGTCGGCCGGCGGCAGGACCTGTCGATCGGCGACGAGATCGACGTGGCGATCAAGTGGGTCCTCAATGTCGACTGGATTCAGGCCATGACTGAATGGCTGCGTTGGTTTCTCAACACGCAAGTCCTGATCCCGTTCCGCGATGGCATCCTTTGGCTGCCGATCCCAGCGGTGATTCTTGCGATCGCCGGGCTCGCCTGGGCGGTGGGGGGGATCAATTCGGCCCTTCTCGCCGCGGCGTTCTTCGGTATGGTGGCGCTTTCGGGCTGGTGGGACCGGTCGATGATCACGCTCTACACTGTAATCTCGGCCGTCGTCCTCGCCACCCTCATCGGCATTCCGCTCGGCATCGTGGCCAGCCGGGACGAGGCCTGGTCGCGTCGCCTACTTCTTGTTTGCGACACCGCCCAGACCTTTCCGAGCTTCATCTACCTGATCCCCGCGATCATGCTCTTCGGCGTGAACGATGTCGCGGTCGTCTTCGCGATTCTCATCTTCGCGACAGTCCCCCTCGTGCGCTATACTATCGAAGGGCTGCGCGCTGTGCCGCCGGAGTTGACCGAAGCGGCGGACATGTCGGGTTCGACCCGCTGGCAGAAACTGCTCAACGTGCAACTGCCGATTGCGCTGCCAACGATGGCCGTGGGGTTCAACCAGGCGATCATGTTTGCCTTCTTCATGGTCATCATCGCGGCCTTCATCGGCACGCAGGATCTGGGGCAGGAGTTGCAGAAGACGCTCGCTGGCAACGAACTCGGCAAGAATTTCGTGCTCGGGATGAACGTGGCGCTGATGGCTCTGACGTTCGACCATATCATTATGCGCTGGGCGAGGGACCGCAAAGCAGCTTTGGGGTTGGGCTGA
- a CDS encoding quaternary amine ABC transporter ATP-binding protein — translation MTQPVITCTNVWKLFGPNPEAFLKKMPAGLSYEDIRQQGYIAGVKDVSLSVGRGEMLVIMGLSGSGKSTLVRCLTRLHEITGGTIEVEGQDIGVLSEKELIELRRRKMGMVFQSFGLLPHRTVLQNVAFPLEMRGQDRHERRKRALEVIELVGLSGREDYYPRELSGGQQQRVGIARSLAIEPDIWFLDEPFSALDPLIRREMQDEFLRLQGMLGKTIVFITHDFDEALRLADRIAIMKDGAVEQCDTPDKIVLQPATEYVSKFTEDIDKARVVHAGALAGAVNGSALTGSPVAARSTIHSLARLLVNDDRDKLPVADDKGMVIGALDRQSALDVLLGQG, via the coding sequence ATGACGCAACCGGTCATCACCTGCACGAATGTCTGGAAGCTGTTTGGCCCGAACCCGGAGGCGTTTCTCAAGAAGATGCCCGCCGGGCTCAGCTACGAAGATATCCGTCAGCAAGGCTACATCGCCGGGGTCAAGGACGTCTCGCTTTCGGTCGGGCGCGGTGAAATGCTCGTTATCATGGGCCTCTCGGGCTCTGGTAAGTCGACGCTGGTGCGCTGCCTGACCCGGCTGCATGAGATCACCGGAGGCACGATTGAGGTCGAGGGTCAGGATATAGGCGTTCTGAGCGAGAAGGAGCTGATCGAGCTCCGCCGCCGCAAGATGGGTATGGTGTTCCAGAGCTTCGGCCTCCTGCCGCACCGGACCGTTCTCCAAAACGTCGCCTTTCCGCTGGAAATGCGCGGCCAGGACCGGCATGAGCGCCGCAAGCGCGCACTCGAAGTCATTGAACTCGTGGGTCTTTCGGGGCGCGAGGATTACTATCCCCGCGAGCTCTCGGGCGGTCAGCAGCAGCGTGTTGGAATTGCGCGCTCGCTCGCTATCGAGCCCGACATTTGGTTCCTCGACGAACCGTTCAGCGCGCTCGATCCGCTGATCCGGCGCGAAATGCAGGACGAATTCCTGCGGCTGCAGGGCATGCTCGGCAAGACGATCGTGTTCATCACGCATGACTTCGACGAGGCGCTGCGCCTAGCCGACCGCATCGCGATCATGAAGGACGGCGCGGTGGAGCAGTGTGACACGCCCGACAAGATCGTGCTGCAGCCCGCGACGGAGTACGTCTCGAAGTTCACCGAGGATATCGACAAGGCCCGGGTCGTTCATGCCGGGGCACTTGCCGGCGCCGTCAATGGCTCGGCGCTGACCGGATCTCCCGTCGCAGCAAGATCGACGATTCACTCGCTCGCGCGGCTTCTGGTAAACGACGACCGGGACAAGCTTCCGGTGGCGGATGACAAGGGCATGGTGATCGGGGCGCTCGACCGTCAAAGCGCGCTCGACGTGCTGCTGGGGCAGGGCTGA